In Anaerolineales bacterium, a single genomic region encodes these proteins:
- a CDS encoding DNA-binding response regulator, whose translation MIVDDHPMVRSGLKDFLAVYDWMEPVGEAQNGIEAVDFCREQEVDVVLMDLVMPLINGSEATRRILALGKPIKVIVITSFHEHDLVQQALKAGASSYLLKNVSADELANAIQAAHGGYSILAPEATRALIHTDCPEPRLGNDLTQTERRILAALTEGMTNEEISRQLSISVSTVKFHLTNIFSKLGARNRVEATSLALEHKLV comes from the coding sequence CTGATCGTGGACGATCATCCCATGGTGCGAAGTGGATTAAAGGATTTCCTTGCTGTATATGATTGGATGGAGCCAGTTGGAGAAGCCCAGAATGGTATTGAAGCCGTCGATTTTTGCCGCGAGCAAGAGGTTGATGTCGTTTTAATGGATCTTGTCATGCCACTGATTAATGGCAGCGAAGCTACCCGGCGTATCCTTGCACTTGGCAAGCCGATCAAGGTCATCGTTATCACTAGTTTTCATGAACACGATCTGGTTCAACAGGCATTGAAAGCAGGCGCTTCAAGTTATCTGCTTAAGAATGTCAGCGCAGATGAGCTTGCCAACGCCATCCAGGCTGCCCATGGGGGGTACTCCATCCTGGCTCCCGAAGCAACCAGGGCATTGATCCACACTGATTGCCCGGAACCTCGCCTCGGCAATGACTTGACGCAGACCGAACGAAGGATATTGGCTGCTCTGACAGAAGGTATGACGAATGAAGAAATTTCTCGCCAACTCTCCATCAGTGTATCCACCGTAAAGTTCCACCTGACGAATATATTTTCCAAGCTCGGGGCTAGAAATCGCGTCGAAGCTACCTCGCTGGCCTTGGAACACAAGCTGGTGTAA
- a CDS encoding DNA-binding response regulator, whose translation MTNQETIIRVLIVEDHVIVRKGIRALLDETKDIRVIGEANDGLEAVRLADELNPDVLLMDLLMPNMDGIEATRQITLMHPAMHVLVLTSFVGDEKIYPAIKAGAMGYLLKDSEPSELISAIYRVYRGEPFLHPMIARMMMKEIREQPVVKPTPDPLTARELEVLHLLAKGLSNEEIADKLVISEVTVRTHISHLLAKLYLANRVQATLYALREGITSIDSDNA comes from the coding sequence ATGACGAACCAGGAAACCATCATCCGAGTCCTGATTGTCGAGGACCATGTCATTGTCCGCAAAGGGATTCGAGCCCTCCTGGATGAGACCAAAGACATCCGGGTGATTGGGGAAGCAAATGATGGCCTTGAAGCCGTCAGGCTAGCTGATGAGCTGAACCCTGACGTGCTCCTGATGGATTTACTGATGCCGAATATGGATGGGATTGAGGCAACGAGGCAGATCACCCTTATGCATCCCGCGATGCATGTATTGGTACTGACCAGCTTTGTGGGTGATGAAAAAATCTATCCAGCCATAAAGGCTGGGGCGATGGGTTACTTATTAAAAGACTCTGAACCAAGCGAATTAATTAGCGCCATCTACAGAGTCTACCGCGGCGAACCATTTTTGCATCCCATGATTGCCCGCATGATGATGAAGGAAATCCGTGAACAGCCGGTGGTCAAGCCAACCCCAGACCCCCTAACGGCGAGGGAACTGGAAGTGCTACATTTGTTGGCTAAAGGTCTTTCCAATGAAGAAATTGCTGACAAGCTGGTGATTTCCGAAGTGACTGTGCGTACGCATATCAGCCACCTGCTGGCAAAATTATACTTGGCTAACCGTGTTCAAGCCACCCTGTACGCGTTGCGAGAGGGGATCACGTCTATTGACAGCGATAACGCTTGA
- a CDS encoding DNA-binding response regulator, which yields MANQPIRVLIVDDHAMVRKGMIALLAAYPDIQVIGEAANGAKAIEQADKLHPDVILMDLAMPVMDGIAAIKQIIEIHPEQRIIVLTSYMGDDKLFPAIKAGALGYLVKDAQPEELIESIHNVYAGEPSLDPTVTWRILRGMSGAEPNKRSADDLSEREIEVLRLLSQGKTDQEIANQLVLTDVTIRTHISRILSKLGLKNRVQAALYGIRTGLVSLDEIDNTYSKVE from the coding sequence ATGGCTAACCAACCGATCCGGGTGTTGATTGTTGATGATCATGCCATGGTCCGCAAAGGGATGATAGCTTTGCTGGCTGCATACCCAGATATCCAGGTGATTGGTGAAGCTGCGAATGGCGCTAAAGCCATTGAACAAGCTGACAAGCTGCATCCGGATGTGATCCTGATGGATCTGGCCATGCCTGTCATGGATGGAATCGCTGCGATTAAGCAGATTATAGAAATTCACCCCGAACAACGCATCATTGTGCTGACCAGTTATATGGGGGACGATAAGCTCTTCCCAGCCATAAAGGCTGGTGCCCTGGGTTATCTTGTCAAGGATGCTCAACCTGAAGAACTGATTGAATCGATTCATAACGTTTACGCTGGCGAGCCATCACTAGATCCGACAGTAACCTGGAGGATCCTGCGCGGTATGTCAGGCGCTGAACCCAACAAACGTTCCGCAGATGATCTCTCGGAGCGCGAGATTGAGGTGTTGCGGTTGCTCTCTCAGGGGAAGACCGACCAGGAGATTGCCAATCAGCTGGTTTTGACCGATGTGACCATCCGGACGCATATCAGCCGAATACTGTCAAAACTGGGGCTCAAGAATCGGGTACAAGCAGCCTTATATGGCATACGAACCGGCTTGGTTTCCTTAGACGAGATCGATAATACCTATTCCAAGGTTGAATAA